In a single window of the Lineus longissimus chromosome 4, tnLinLong1.2, whole genome shotgun sequence genome:
- the LOC135486300 gene encoding uncharacterized protein LOC135486300, producing MFSPKKFKSATPTKSQIPSTSTQARVQLFSPQKMTADCTNYPSTLEGYIHDVGGRNCITFEIQVAADIYHHVISFQMDSRYRLKAFQKAKAPVSITNHSTITSKDSPDKKDIKLTSSARIQAMPTPPFAHVPPPSTRDQCTGRKYHHQCCCESSGTE from the exons ATGTTCAGTCCCAAGAAATTCAAATCAG CAACACCAACAAAGAGCCAAATCCCCTCTACAAGCACACAAGCACGTGTACAACTATTCAGTCCACAGAAAATGACAGCAG ACTGTACAAACTATCCATCAACATTGGAAGGGTATATCCATGATGTTGGTGGAAGGAACTGTATCACTTTCGAAATTCAAGTTGCTGCTGATATCTACCACCATGTTATATCATTCCAAATGGATTCCAGATATCGTCTAAAGGCTTTTCAAAAGGCCAAAGCTCCAGTCAGTATCACGAATCACTCCACAATTACTTCCAAGGATAGCCCTGACAAGAAGGATATAAAGTTAACATCAAGTGCCAGGATTCAAGCCATGCCAACTCCACCATTCGCACATGTACCACCACCTTCTACCAGAGATCAGTGCACTGGAAGAAAATACCATCATCAATGTTGCTGTGAAAGTTCAGGTACAGAATGA
- the LOC135486770 gene encoding uncharacterized protein LOC135486770, with the protein MQMDDELPNLGQPVPDQKQTFEQEKRSAKKMKTTTSIEPSTIDKCKPTSSMSKVPSSKTKELKGAGTETSIPSTSIPCIPSKPTILSKPTVSDAKRKIVFTPEKMKKRLAMPTKTCSTLDATTASPSTSTITLTGYVHDVVTQSKHLTFKLQTAENTYQHIITFVPEQFKATLINNMENTFPIEIQNHGFIQSKNSKQMDVKLTSKTKITSLPKQLTFCHKPPSTVITAVNSIHHLPAFQKINIEVIVLAQEDNTETKNTTSGPMTLMNKYVSDASGLIKLTSWGDHIHSLEVGNSFKLTNVSVKEFNEEKRLSTTAQTIVTPITQLTKYIKMETATINAELVGVDISKHYRCNMCSTLNNHVDSPYDRCQNCNCQQKLTKVENTRKTMLQIELQ; encoded by the exons ATGCAGATGGATGATGAATTGCCCAACTTGGGCCAACCAGTACCAgatcaaaaacaaacatttgaaCAAGAAAAAAGAT CtgctaaaaaaatgaaaaccacTACCTCCATTGAGCCATCCACCATTGACAAATGTAAACCAACGTCTTCAATGAGCAAGGTACCTTCTTCCAAAACAAAAGAACTAAAAG GGGCAGGCACAGAAACATCCATTCCATCCACCTCCATTCCATGCATTCCATCCAAACCCACCATTCTATCTAAACCAACTGTCTCTGATGCAAAGAGGAAAATTGTCTTCACTccagaaaaaatgaagaaaagattAG CTATGCCAACGAAGACATGTTCAACATTGGATGCTACCACAGCATCACCTTCAACATCAACCATCACACTAACTGGTTATGTGCATGATGTAGTGACCCAGTCCAAACACCTCACATTCAAATTACAAACTGCTGAAAATACATACCAGCATATCATCACATTCGTACCTGAACAATTCAAAGCCACATTGATCAATAACATGGAAAACACATTTCCTATTGAAATCCAAAACCATGGATTCATTCAGTCCAAAAACTCAAAACAAATGGATGtgaaactaacatctaaaacaAAAATCACTTCACTTCCTAAGCAACTCACATTCTGCCACAAACCGCCATCAACTGTAATTACTGCAGTCAACAGCATTCACCACTTGCCAGCGTTTCAAAAGATAAACATAGAGGTCATTGTTCTTGCCCAAGAGGATAATACTGAAACAAAGAACACAACATCAGGGCCCATGACACTAATGAACAAGTATGTTTCTGATGCTAGCGGACTGATCAAATTGACATCATGGGGTGACCACATTCATTCTCTTGAGGTTGGAAACAGCTTCAAACTCACCAATGTTTCTGTCAAAGAATTCAATGAGGAAAAACGTTTGTCAACAACTGCACAAACAATCGTCACTCCAATTACACAATTAACCAAGTACATAAAAATGGAGACTGCCACTATCAATGCAGAACTTGTGGGAGTTGACATTTCAAAGCATTACAGATGCAACATGTGCTCCACCCTCAACAATCATGTCGATTCACCATATGATCGTTGTCAAAACTGTAACTGCCAACAAAAACTGACCAAAGTCGAAAATACAAGGAAAACAATGCTTCAAATTGAACTTCAGTGA